One window of Bacteroidota bacterium genomic DNA carries:
- the nuoL gene encoding NADH-quinone oxidoreductase subunit L has translation MNIGNYIWLVPLFPLIGFIVIGLFGKNISKTMVGIIGCGTIFLSLVLSVAIFWEILGDEIAGKAFGVGSNFINSQFYTVKLFDWIHAGNFTADFSFLVDPLSVWFLLIITGVGFLIHVYSVGYMHDDPAFARFFAHLNLFVFFMLLLVLGDSYLTMFVGWEGVGLCSYLLIGFWFKNTEYNKAANKAFIMNRIGDLGFLLGIILIYVTFGSVRYSEVFDTANSFPSSQPVIIAITLLLFVGATGKSAQIPLYTWLPDAMAGPTPVSALIHAATMVTAGIYMIARSNILYTLAPISMDIVAGVGLFTALFAATIGLFQNDIKKVLAYSTVSQLGFMFLGLGVGAYTGAVFHVTTHAFFKALLFLGAGSVIHAMGGEQDIRNMGGLKKHLPKTYLTFLIATIAIAGIPPFAGFFSKDEILGHAFEYNKFFWFLGVLGSLLTAFYMFRLFYLTFFGKFRGTEKQEHHLHESPKTMTIPLMILAVLAVVGGLIGIPEVFGGKHLLKEFLEPVFSASDFKMIGKHLSHSTELMLIGVTVAAVGATIYFAWINFVKKQTIPPADSVAVNSVQKTIYNKYYADELYAKLFMKPTDWLSEKLHKFIELKFIDRIVNFVGEGVTWTSTQARLIQTGHIGFYIFAMVIGIILILFWKLI, from the coding sequence GGAGTTGGGAGCAATTTTATTAATTCTCAATTCTATACTGTGAAACTCTTTGACTGGATTCATGCAGGGAATTTCACCGCTGATTTTTCTTTTCTTGTTGATCCTCTTTCAGTTTGGTTTCTTCTCATCATTACAGGTGTAGGATTTCTCATTCATGTTTATTCGGTCGGCTACATGCACGATGATCCTGCATTCGCGCGATTCTTCGCACACTTAAATCTTTTTGTATTCTTCATGCTGCTGCTCGTGTTGGGCGACAGCTACCTCACCATGTTTGTTGGTTGGGAAGGCGTTGGACTTTGCTCTTACCTGCTCATCGGTTTCTGGTTCAAGAACACCGAGTACAACAAAGCCGCGAACAAAGCATTCATCATGAATCGCATTGGCGATTTAGGATTTCTCCTCGGCATTATTCTTATCTATGTAACTTTCGGAAGCGTTCGTTACAGCGAAGTGTTTGATACAGCAAATTCATTTCCATCCAGTCAGCCGGTAATCATCGCCATCACGCTTTTACTTTTTGTCGGTGCAACCGGAAAGAGTGCGCAGATACCTTTATATACATGGCTTCCCGATGCGATGGCCGGCCCCACTCCTGTTTCAGCGCTCATCCATGCGGCAACAATGGTGACCGCAGGTATTTATATGATTGCACGTTCAAATATTCTTTACACGCTAGCTCCTATTTCAATGGATATTGTCGCAGGGGTTGGTTTGTTCACCGCACTCTTTGCTGCCACAATCGGTTTATTTCAGAACGATATTAAAAAAGTCCTTGCCTATTCCACCGTAAGTCAGCTTGGATTTATGTTTCTCGGACTTGGTGTTGGAGCATACACGGGCGCGGTGTTTCATGTTACTACGCACGCGTTCTTCAAAGCATTATTGTTTCTCGGAGCAGGAAGCGTAATCCACGCAATGGGTGGTGAGCAGGATATCCGCAACATGGGCGGACTGAAAAAACACCTGCCGAAAACTTATCTCACATTTTTAATTGCCACGATTGCCATAGCTGGAATTCCTCCTTTCGCAGGATTCTTTTCCAAGGATGAAATTCTCGGACACGCATTTGAGTACAATAAATTTTTCTGGTTCCTCGGTGTATTGGGTTCGCTGCTTACTGCGTTTTATATGTTCAGATTATTTTACCTGACTTTCTTCGGAAAATTCAGAGGAACAGAAAAACAGGAACATCATTTGCACGAATCGCCAAAGACAATGACGATTCCGCTGATGATACTTGCGGTGCTTGCTGTCGTTGGTGGATTAATTGGAATTCCTGAAGTATTCGGAGGAAAACATTTACTGAAAGAATTTCTGGAACCTGTTTTCTCTGCATCCGATTTCAAAATGATCGGCAAACATCTCTCTCACTCCACCGAACTTATGCTGATTGGCGTGACCGTGGCGGCAGTAGGAGCTACCATTTATTTTGCATGGATAAATTTTGTGAAGAAGCAAACCATTCCTCCTGCAGATTCCGTGGCGGTGAATTCTGTTCAGAAAACTATTTACAACAAATATTATGCAGACGAGCTCTATGCAAAACTTTTTATGAAGCCCACCGACTGGCTTTCTGAAAAACTGCACAAGTTCATAGAACTGAAATTCATTGACCGAATTGTAAATTTTGTTGGCGAAGGTGTTACCTGGACAAGCACACAGGCAAGATTGATACAGACAGGACATATTGGTTTTTACATTTTTGCTATGGTAATTGGGATTATTTTGATTTTGTTTTGGAAATTGATATAA